In Natrinema amylolyticum, the following are encoded in one genomic region:
- a CDS encoding acyl-CoA dehydrogenase family protein — MELTAEQEAVRDVVREFASEEIRPTALEADEEQAFPEDVWDGLADLDLTGLTVPEEYGGYDADPVTAAVVNEEVAYGMLAVATALSVHSLATSCIAEFGSEDQRERWLPEMAEGRPVGAFALSEPHAGSNPAEMSTEASRDGDEYVINGEKQWITNGERAGVYVLFAKTDRDDPSTVTQFLVPGDVDGLTVGETEDKLGLRASDTTSLTFDDVRIPAENRLTEEGKGLSAAFHILTGGRIAIAAQSVGLAQCALDEAMAYSREREQFGGPISDIQTIRHKLAEMATRVRAARLLTRDAARKRAAGGAALEASMAKYFASEAAMFTTNEAVQIHGGYGYVTEGEVERLYRDAKITEIYEGTTEIQKTVIARELLD, encoded by the coding sequence ATGGAACTCACCGCGGAACAGGAAGCGGTCCGCGACGTCGTCCGGGAGTTCGCCAGCGAGGAGATCAGGCCGACCGCACTTGAGGCCGACGAGGAGCAGGCGTTCCCCGAAGACGTCTGGGACGGGCTCGCCGACCTCGACCTGACTGGGTTGACGGTGCCCGAGGAGTACGGCGGCTACGACGCGGATCCGGTCACGGCGGCCGTGGTCAACGAGGAAGTCGCCTACGGGATGTTGGCCGTCGCGACGGCGCTGTCGGTCCACTCGCTGGCGACCTCCTGCATCGCGGAGTTCGGGAGCGAGGACCAGCGAGAGCGCTGGCTGCCCGAGATGGCCGAGGGACGGCCGGTCGGTGCCTTCGCGCTCTCGGAGCCCCACGCGGGATCGAATCCGGCGGAGATGAGCACGGAGGCTTCTCGAGACGGCGACGAGTACGTCATCAACGGCGAGAAGCAGTGGATCACGAACGGCGAGCGCGCCGGCGTTTACGTCCTCTTCGCGAAGACCGACCGCGACGACCCCTCGACGGTCACGCAGTTTCTCGTTCCGGGCGACGTCGACGGGCTGACCGTCGGCGAGACGGAGGACAAACTCGGCCTGCGCGCGAGCGACACCACGAGCCTGACCTTCGACGACGTTCGGATCCCGGCCGAGAATCGGCTCACCGAGGAAGGGAAGGGGCTCTCGGCCGCGTTTCACATCCTCACCGGTGGCCGGATCGCTATCGCGGCCCAGTCGGTCGGACTCGCACAGTGTGCGCTCGACGAAGCGATGGCGTACAGTCGGGAGCGCGAGCAGTTCGGCGGCCCCATTTCGGACATCCAGACGATTCGACACAAACTCGCCGAGATGGCCACCCGCGTCCGGGCCGCGCGGCTGCTGACCCGGGACGCCGCCCGGAAGCGAGCGGCGGGCGGTGCAGCGCTCGAGGCGAGCATGGCGAAGTACTTCGCGAGCGAGGCGGCGATGTTTACGACGAACGAGGCGGTCCAGATCCACGGCGGCTACGGCTACGTCACCGAAGGCGAGGTCGAGCGCCTCTATCGCGACGCCAAGATCACCGAGATCTACGAAGGGACGACGGAGATCCAGAAGACAGTGATCGCGCGGGAACTGCTCGACTGA
- a CDS encoding HAD family hydrolase — protein MTEYDAVVYDLDGTLVDLDVDWNAVAVDVREVYDSANVDPPSDGLWDMLEAAADVGLAAEVESAIAAHEHDGARTSNRLAHADELLERSLPAGVCSLNCERACRIALEEHALTTAVDAVVGRDTVATWKPDPEPLLATVRELGAEPERALFIGDSARDQRTAERAGVDFEYVGEGPSGV, from the coding sequence GTGACCGAGTACGACGCCGTCGTCTACGATCTGGATGGGACCCTCGTCGACCTCGACGTCGACTGGAACGCCGTCGCCGTCGACGTCCGCGAGGTGTACGACAGCGCGAACGTCGACCCGCCGAGCGACGGCCTCTGGGACATGCTCGAGGCCGCGGCGGACGTCGGACTGGCCGCCGAGGTGGAGTCGGCCATCGCGGCCCACGAACACGATGGCGCGCGAACCTCGAATCGACTGGCCCACGCCGACGAGTTGCTCGAGCGGTCGCTGCCGGCGGGCGTCTGTTCGCTGAACTGCGAGCGGGCCTGTCGGATCGCGCTCGAGGAGCACGCGCTGACGACGGCGGTCGACGCCGTCGTCGGCCGCGATACGGTCGCGACGTGGAAGCCGGATCCGGAACCGCTGCTCGCGACCGTCCGCGAACTGGGAGCCGAGCCCGAGCGGGCGCTGTTCATCGGTGACTCCGCGCGTGATCAGCGGACGGCAGAACGTGCGGGCGTGGACTTCGAGTACGTCGGCGAGGGACCGTCCGGTGTCTGA
- a CDS encoding DUF5822 domain-containing protein, producing MPERVGTTSPDGVDYGWVMQTTFVATILVGAPLVAVLSTTATLPTWADRVEFAIRVGAPVWLVTSVVVFAYAKRNQT from the coding sequence GTGCCTGAACGCGTCGGAACGACCTCGCCCGACGGGGTCGACTACGGCTGGGTAATGCAGACGACGTTCGTCGCCACCATCCTCGTCGGAGCGCCGCTGGTCGCCGTCCTGTCGACGACCGCGACCCTCCCCACGTGGGCCGACCGCGTCGAGTTCGCGATCCGGGTCGGCGCTCCCGTCTGGCTGGTCACGTCAGTCGTCGTCTTCGCGTACGCCAAACGAAACCAGACGTAG
- the panB gene encoding 3-methyl-2-oxobutanoate hydroxymethyltransferase has translation MPSVRDLRSKAGEESITMLTAYDAPTASIVDEAGVDVILVGDSLGNASLGYENTLPVTVDDMARHTGAVARATDEALVVADMPFLSVGVDESASVENAGRMLKEEDAHAVKLECGPHTVDLTEKLVQLGIPVMAHLGLTPQHVNQYGGYPRQGTDQVAAERILELARSHEEAGAFSLVLEHVPSNLAADVTAALDIPTIGIGAGPDCDGQVLVVDDAIGLSEWSPSFSKQFGNVRAEMESAIDGYVSAVESGEFPAPEHSHEESDLEDIY, from the coding sequence ATGCCTAGCGTACGGGATCTCCGATCGAAGGCGGGCGAGGAATCGATCACGATGCTGACGGCCTACGACGCGCCCACGGCGTCGATCGTCGACGAGGCCGGCGTCGACGTCATTCTCGTCGGAGACAGCCTCGGAAACGCTAGCCTGGGCTACGAGAACACCCTCCCAGTGACCGTCGACGACATGGCTCGCCACACGGGCGCGGTCGCGAGAGCAACCGACGAGGCCCTCGTCGTCGCCGATATGCCGTTCCTCTCGGTCGGCGTCGACGAGTCGGCGAGCGTCGAGAACGCGGGCCGGATGCTCAAGGAGGAAGACGCCCACGCGGTCAAACTCGAGTGTGGCCCTCACACCGTCGATCTCACGGAAAAGCTCGTTCAGCTCGGGATTCCGGTGATGGCCCACCTCGGACTGACGCCACAGCACGTCAACCAGTACGGCGGCTATCCCCGACAGGGGACGGACCAGGTGGCCGCGGAACGCATCCTCGAGCTGGCCCGGTCCCACGAGGAGGCCGGCGCGTTCTCGCTGGTCTTGGAGCACGTCCCGTCGAACCTCGCCGCCGACGTGACGGCGGCGCTGGACATCCCGACGATCGGAATCGGTGCCGGGCCGGACTGCGACGGGCAGGTACTCGTGGTCGACGACGCGATCGGGTTGAGCGAGTGGTCTCCCTCGTTCTCGAAGCAGTTCGGGAACGTCCGCGCAGAGATGGAATCCGCTATCGACGGGTACGTCTCGGCGGTCGAGTCCGGCGAGTTCCCCGCCCCGGAACACAGCCACGAGGAGAGCGACCTCGAGGACATCTACTGA
- a CDS encoding alpha/beta fold hydrolase — protein sequence METVPHHGRETAYDVVDRGGDGPPICFVHGSGGSRDVWAGQRPLATDHPVVTIDLSGHGDSDDIDASAGYSTLSAYADDVLAVAEATDSEILVGNSLGGAVVLQILLEREFDPEATVLTGTGARLGVLEDLLAWLRSDFERAVEFLHGQDRLFHDSDPELRERSMERMYDTGQAVTRRDFLTCHEFDVRDRVAEIDAPTLAVYGEYDQLTPPWFHEYLADEIDGAGLAEIEDAAHLAMAERPTAFNGVVEEFLGGIAGDRNRDWY from the coding sequence ATGGAAACGGTACCACACCACGGTCGAGAGACGGCGTACGACGTCGTCGACCGAGGCGGGGACGGTCCGCCGATCTGTTTCGTCCACGGGAGCGGGGGATCGCGCGACGTCTGGGCGGGTCAGCGGCCGCTGGCGACGGACCATCCGGTCGTCACGATCGACCTCAGTGGCCACGGTGACTCGGACGATATCGATGCGAGCGCCGGCTACTCGACGCTGTCGGCCTACGCCGACGACGTGCTGGCCGTCGCTGAAGCGACGGATTCGGAAATCCTCGTCGGCAACTCGCTGGGCGGTGCCGTCGTCCTCCAGATCCTACTCGAGCGCGAGTTCGATCCCGAAGCCACCGTGCTGACGGGGACCGGCGCGCGACTCGGCGTGCTCGAGGATCTGCTGGCGTGGCTCAGGTCAGACTTCGAGCGGGCGGTCGAGTTCCTCCACGGGCAGGATCGGCTCTTTCACGACTCCGATCCCGAGCTCCGAGAGCGATCGATGGAACGAATGTACGACACCGGACAGGCGGTCACGCGCCGGGACTTCCTGACCTGCCACGAGTTCGACGTCCGCGATCGCGTCGCCGAGATCGACGCTCCGACTCTCGCGGTGTACGGTGAGTACGACCAACTGACACCGCCGTGGTTCCATGAGTATCTCGCAGACGAAATCGACGGGGCCGGCCTCGCCGAGATCGAGGACGCCGCTCACCTGGCGATGGCCGAGCGGCCGACCGCGTTCAACGGCGTCGTCGAGGAGTTCCTGGGGGGAATCGCTGGGGATAGGAATCGAGACTGGTACTGA
- a CDS encoding DUF7127 family protein, whose amino-acid sequence MTLDQFTPEEGQVARRYEYDDSTVMAVDFGTEEADASVDVVDDTVIVVLADDQYEIELPANAENPHTFIKNGVLTVELEEER is encoded by the coding sequence ATGACTCTCGACCAATTCACCCCCGAAGAGGGACAGGTGGCCCGTCGGTACGAATACGACGACAGCACGGTGATGGCTGTCGACTTCGGTACCGAGGAGGCCGACGCGTCGGTCGACGTCGTCGACGACACGGTTATCGTCGTCCTCGCCGACGACCAGTACGAGATCGAACTCCCTGCAAACGCCGAGAACCCGCACACGTTTATCAAAAACGGCGTTCTCACTGTCGAACTGGAGGAGGAACGATGA
- a CDS encoding CDC48 family AAA ATPase — protein sequence MKLTVKPLKQKDAGRGLAAIDRVSMNELDLENGDYIVIEGKSDSQAVARVWPGYPEDEGRGIVRIDGRLRQEADVGIDDNVSIEPADVKPAKSVTVALPQNLRIRGDIGPLVRDKLSGQAVTEGQTVPFSLSFGPMASSGQSVPLKIASTSPSGTVVITDSTSIEISETPAEQVQSGGGASAEGVPNVAYEDIGGLDDELDQVREMIELPMRHPELFQQLGIEPPKGVLLHGPPGTGKTLMAKAVANEIDAHFETISGPEIMSKYYGESEEQLREVFEEAEENAPSIIFIDELDSIAAKREEAGGDVERRVVAQLLSLMDGLEERGRVTVIAATNRVDAIDPALRRGGRFDREIEIGVPDKGGRKEILQVHTRGMPLDEGIDLDQYAESTHGFVGADLESLARESAMNALRRIRPELDLESEEIDADVLDSLEVSERDFKEALKGIQPSAMREVFVEVPDVTWNDVGGLGDTKEQLRETIQWPLDYPEVFEQMDMQAAKGVLMYGPPGTGKTLLAKAVANEAQSNFISIKGPELLNKYVGESEKGVREVFEKARSNAPTVIFFDEIDSIAGERGQRQGDSGVGERVVSQLLTELDGLEELEDVVVVATTNRPDLIDSALLRPGRLDRHVHVPVPDEDARKAIFEVHTRNKPLAESVDLEWLAGETEGYVGADIEAVCREASMAASREFINSVDPEEMGDTIGNVRISREHFEHALGEVNPSVSPDTREQYEELEDEFQQAEPGQDEQLGRTFQ from the coding sequence ATGAAACTTACTGTCAAACCACTCAAACAAAAGGACGCCGGTCGCGGACTGGCCGCGATCGATCGCGTCTCCATGAACGAACTCGACCTCGAGAACGGGGACTACATCGTCATCGAGGGCAAGAGCGACAGTCAAGCCGTCGCTCGCGTTTGGCCCGGCTACCCCGAAGACGAGGGACGCGGTATCGTCCGAATCGACGGCCGCCTGCGCCAGGAGGCCGACGTCGGGATCGACGACAACGTCTCCATCGAACCCGCCGACGTCAAACCGGCCAAATCGGTCACCGTCGCACTGCCCCAGAACCTGCGGATCCGCGGTGACATCGGGCCGCTCGTCCGTGACAAGCTGTCCGGTCAGGCCGTCACCGAGGGCCAGACGGTACCGTTCTCGCTCTCGTTCGGCCCGATGGCCAGCTCCGGCCAATCGGTGCCGCTGAAGATCGCGAGCACCTCGCCGTCGGGCACCGTCGTCATCACGGACTCGACGAGCATCGAGATCTCCGAGACTCCCGCCGAACAGGTCCAGTCCGGCGGCGGCGCGTCCGCGGAGGGTGTCCCGAACGTCGCCTACGAGGACATCGGCGGCCTGGACGACGAACTCGACCAGGTCCGCGAGATGATCGAACTGCCGATGCGCCACCCCGAGCTGTTCCAGCAGCTGGGGATCGAACCGCCGAAGGGCGTCCTCCTGCACGGCCCGCCGGGCACGGGGAAGACCCTGATGGCCAAGGCCGTCGCCAACGAGATCGACGCCCACTTCGAGACGATCTCCGGCCCGGAGATCATGTCGAAGTACTACGGTGAGTCCGAAGAGCAGCTCCGCGAAGTCTTCGAGGAGGCCGAGGAGAACGCCCCCTCGATCATCTTCATCGACGAACTCGACTCCATCGCGGCCAAGCGCGAGGAGGCCGGCGGTGATGTCGAACGACGCGTCGTCGCCCAACTCCTCAGCCTGATGGACGGTCTCGAGGAGCGGGGCCGCGTCACGGTCATCGCCGCGACCAACCGCGTCGACGCGATCGATCCCGCGCTCCGGCGCGGCGGTCGCTTCGACCGCGAGATCGAGATCGGCGTCCCCGACAAGGGAGGCCGCAAGGAGATCCTGCAGGTCCACACCCGCGGGATGCCCCTCGACGAGGGAATCGACCTCGATCAGTACGCCGAGAGCACGCACGGCTTCGTCGGTGCCGACCTCGAGTCGCTGGCCCGCGAGAGCGCGATGAACGCGCTCCGTCGCATCCGCCCCGAACTCGACCTCGAGTCCGAGGAGATCGACGCCGACGTGCTCGACTCGCTGGAAGTGAGCGAGCGCGACTTCAAGGAGGCGCTCAAGGGCATCCAGCCCTCCGCGATGCGCGAGGTCTTCGTCGAGGTCCCCGACGTCACGTGGAACGACGTCGGCGGACTGGGCGATACCAAAGAGCAGCTCCGCGAGACGATTCAGTGGCCGCTCGACTACCCCGAGGTGTTCGAGCAGATGGACATGCAGGCCGCCAAGGGCGTCCTCATGTACGGCCCGCCGGGCACGGGGAAGACCCTGCTCGCCAAGGCCGTCGCCAACGAGGCCCAGTCGAACTTCATCTCGATCAAGGGCCCCGAACTGCTGAACAAGTACGTCGGCGAGTCCGAGAAGGGCGTCCGCGAGGTCTTCGAGAAGGCGCGGTCGAACGCACCGACCGTGATCTTCTTCGACGAGATCGACTCGATCGCGGGCGAACGCGGCCAGCGCCAGGGTGACTCCGGCGTCGGCGAACGCGTCGTCTCCCAGCTGCTGACCGAACTCGACGGCCTCGAGGAGCTCGAGGACGTCGTCGTCGTCGCCACGACCAACCGACCGGACCTGATCGACAGCGCCCTGCTCCGTCCGGGTCGCCTCGACCGCCACGTCCACGTGCCGGTCCCCGACGAGGACGCTCGCAAGGCGATCTTCGAGGTCCACACCCGCAACAAGCCCCTGGCCGAATCGGTCGACCTCGAGTGGCTCGCGGGCGAGACGGAGGGCTACGTCGGTGCCGACATCGAAGCGGTCTGCCGCGAGGCCTCCATGGCCGCCAGCCGCGAGTTCATCAACTCGGTCGATCCCGAGGAGATGGGTGACACTATCGGGAACGTTCGAATCAGTCGCGAGCACTTCGAACACGCGCTCGGCGAGGTCAACCCGAGCGTCTCCCCCGACACCCGCGAGCAGTACGAGGAGCTCGAAGACGAGTTCCAGCAGGCCGAGCCCGGACAGGACGAACAGCTCGGTCGCACCTTCCAGTAA
- a CDS encoding TrmB family transcriptional regulator, translated as MSEADAVDALVELGLRTYEAQCFVALTQLSDGTAKEISQVADVPQSRVYDVVEQLHRLGLVDVQESEPRRYSVVPVDVARKRLRQEYRGHLETATTNLRELEQRTTDEDGVWKIASDRDIRNRAEAAIEDAASEIYLLVADADLLERSLLERLAAARERDVSVFVEVPTVSVRRTVHDTLPAANVAITDFEFDSYSEPDRTLGRLLLVDRKTVVLSALTEGLVPSETTETGVWSSERGHGLVVWLQYTLEGRLAALEFETGDATEPCDPNAEWTACEE; from the coding sequence ATGTCTGAAGCCGATGCCGTCGATGCACTGGTGGAGCTGGGGCTTCGCACGTACGAGGCGCAGTGTTTCGTCGCGCTCACACAACTCTCGGACGGGACAGCGAAGGAGATCAGTCAGGTCGCCGACGTCCCCCAATCGCGCGTCTACGACGTCGTCGAGCAGTTACACCGACTCGGCCTCGTCGACGTTCAAGAATCGGAGCCGCGCAGATACAGCGTCGTCCCCGTGGACGTCGCCCGAAAGCGGCTCCGACAGGAGTACCGCGGCCACCTCGAGACGGCGACGACGAACCTCCGGGAACTCGAGCAACGGACGACCGACGAGGACGGGGTCTGGAAGATCGCCAGCGATCGAGATATCCGCAACCGGGCGGAGGCAGCCATCGAGGACGCCGCGAGCGAGATCTATCTGCTCGTCGCGGACGCGGACCTGCTCGAACGGTCACTGCTCGAGCGGCTCGCCGCGGCCCGCGAGCGCGACGTTTCGGTCTTCGTCGAGGTGCCGACCGTCTCGGTGCGACGGACGGTCCACGATACGCTCCCGGCGGCGAACGTCGCGATCACCGATTTCGAGTTCGATTCGTACAGCGAACCGGACCGGACGCTCGGTCGACTGCTGTTAGTCGATCGGAAAACGGTCGTCCTGAGCGCGCTGACGGAGGGACTCGTCCCGAGCGAAACGACCGAAACGGGGGTCTGGTCCAGCGAGCGCGGGCACGGACTCGTCGTCTGGCTCCAGTACACTCTCGAGGGACGACTGGCGGCGCTCGAGTTCGAAACCGGCGACGCGACTGAGCCGTGCGATCCGAACGCGGAGTGGACGGCGTGCGAAGAATGA
- a CDS encoding HalOD1 output domain-containing protein, translating to MPGSDRDPPDERPLLAERTYDETTPASIAVVYAISAALETDPIDCSTEHGFTLYDHLDPEALDALVTDDRRDGTVTVELSVNDHLLRITDGGRVRVLGPSEPDS from the coding sequence ATGCCCGGCTCCGATCGCGATCCCCCAGACGAACGACCCCTCCTCGCCGAACGGACGTACGACGAGACGACGCCGGCCAGTATCGCCGTCGTCTACGCGATTTCGGCCGCGCTCGAGACCGATCCGATCGACTGTTCGACCGAACACGGATTCACGCTGTACGACCACCTCGACCCGGAAGCCCTCGACGCGCTCGTGACCGACGATCGACGGGACGGAACGGTCACTGTCGAACTCTCGGTAAACGATCATCTGCTCCGAATTACGGACGGCGGTCGCGTCCGCGTGCTCGGCCCGTCCGAACCCGACTCGTAA
- the bcp gene encoding thioredoxin-dependent thiol peroxidase, translating into MLDVGDEAPEFELQNQYGETVKRSDFEGQRLVVYFYPRANTEGCTTEACGFNDALSQLADRDAAVVGISDDPVDDIADFAADYDLEFDLLSDEFGEVATLYDSYGEKHMFGNTFDGVFRNTYVVGPDGRIEAVYEGVSPDGHADEVLADLEPADVTH; encoded by the coding sequence ATGCTCGATGTCGGCGACGAGGCACCAGAGTTCGAACTGCAAAACCAATACGGCGAGACTGTCAAGCGGTCCGACTTCGAGGGGCAGCGGCTCGTCGTCTACTTCTATCCGCGCGCGAACACGGAGGGCTGTACGACCGAAGCCTGCGGGTTCAACGACGCACTCTCGCAACTCGCGGACCGCGACGCTGCGGTCGTCGGCATTAGCGACGACCCCGTCGACGATATCGCCGACTTCGCGGCGGACTACGACCTTGAGTTCGACCTCCTGTCGGACGAGTTCGGCGAGGTCGCGACACTGTACGACTCCTACGGTGAGAAGCACATGTTCGGAAATACTTTCGACGGCGTCTTCCGGAACACCTACGTCGTCGGCCCGGACGGCCGGATCGAGGCGGTCTACGAGGGCGTCTCGCCGGACGGCCACGCCGACGAGGTGCTCGCCGATCTCGAGCCGGCAGACGTTACACACTGA
- a CDS encoding plastocyanin/azurin family copper-binding protein, with amino-acid sequence MTERTKHSSGNGGRSSAESNSDGDPLPDRTRSTDSGRTRRSLLSTTAMALAIGASGCLTNPWGPEPSDGDETTSGGDTDETDPPSNSSENATDDEETTDPEETEETETLPLEREPSQIVEVAPDGFQFDPESFEIEAGDTVHWIWMDSGHNLRVRSKPAGSDWEGTPGTASDTYDEGYEHGHTFDEPGEYQYFCAPHQTLGLEGTFTVR; translated from the coding sequence ATGACCGAACGCACGAAACACAGCAGCGGCAACGGCGGACGCTCGAGCGCCGAATCGAACAGTGACGGTGACCCCCTCCCGGACCGTACCCGATCGACCGATTCGGGCCGAACCAGACGATCACTGCTATCGACGACGGCGATGGCACTCGCGATTGGTGCGTCCGGCTGTTTGACTAACCCCTGGGGACCGGAACCGAGCGACGGTGACGAGACAACGTCGGGCGGCGACACTGACGAAACGGATCCACCGTCCAACTCGTCCGAGAACGCGACCGACGACGAAGAGACGACGGATCCGGAGGAGACCGAGGAAACGGAGACTCTGCCGCTCGAGCGGGAACCGTCACAGATCGTCGAGGTCGCACCGGACGGGTTCCAGTTCGATCCTGAGTCATTCGAAATCGAAGCGGGCGACACCGTTCACTGGATCTGGATGGATTCGGGACACAATCTCCGCGTCCGATCGAAACCCGCCGGATCGGATTGGGAGGGAACGCCGGGGACCGCATCGGACACCTACGACGAGGGGTACGAACACGGCCACACGTTCGACGAGCCCGGCGAGTACCAGTACTTCTGTGCCCCCCACCAGACGCTCGGACTCGAGGGCACGTTTACCGTCCGATAG
- a CDS encoding 2Fe-2S iron-sulfur cluster-binding protein: protein MTADDQATDTASATDGDWPVTSPGPAPSLTPEQVVRAQVESILGASETDAGGGSNESVSPALRTLFDFASPEFRTRHGSLETFAATLSGPMHDRLLAAESIERGPLEYEDGRVTLTVLARHPAGDRTYEFVLTEQSAGKYAECWMTDSIDLIYNGVSPSFRRMPTVTVGDRELKCDEGATLRDALLRADGYSPHNEMTQVANCGGNGLCGTCAVEVDGETDQLGSREQRRLSLPPHEESDGLRLSCQTCVRGDLEVTKHGGLWGQHVEDRTDVDEEPPEPITVTEAEYDGTFEYELEPGTSSETGGTSKSASTAGER, encoded by the coding sequence ATGACGGCCGACGATCAGGCTACAGACACCGCGTCCGCGACAGACGGGGACTGGCCGGTCACCAGTCCCGGTCCGGCTCCGTCTCTGACGCCGGAGCAGGTCGTCCGTGCACAGGTCGAGTCGATCCTCGGAGCCAGCGAGACGGACGCTGGTGGTGGCTCGAACGAATCGGTTTCGCCGGCGTTGCGAACACTGTTCGATTTCGCGAGCCCCGAGTTTCGAACCCGTCACGGCTCGCTCGAGACGTTCGCAGCGACGCTCTCGGGACCGATGCACGACCGCTTGCTCGCCGCCGAGTCGATCGAACGTGGCCCCCTCGAGTACGAGGATGGCCGCGTTACACTGACGGTGCTCGCGCGCCATCCGGCGGGGGATCGAACGTACGAGTTCGTTCTCACCGAACAATCCGCAGGGAAGTACGCGGAGTGCTGGATGACCGACTCGATCGATCTGATCTACAACGGCGTGAGCCCCTCGTTTCGCCGCATGCCGACGGTCACCGTCGGCGATCGGGAACTCAAGTGCGACGAGGGGGCGACGTTGCGAGACGCCCTCCTGCGAGCCGACGGGTACTCGCCGCACAACGAGATGACCCAGGTCGCGAACTGCGGCGGGAACGGTCTCTGTGGGACCTGTGCGGTCGAGGTCGACGGTGAGACCGACCAACTGGGCTCGAGGGAGCAGCGGCGACTCAGCCTGCCACCGCACGAGGAATCGGACGGGCTTCGACTCTCCTGTCAAACGTGCGTTCGCGGCGACCTCGAGGTGACCAAACACGGCGGCCTCTGGGGCCAACACGTCGAAGACCGAACCGACGTCGACGAGGAACCGCCGGAACCGATTACCGTGACGGAGGCGGAGTACGACGGGACCTTCGAATACGAACTCGAGCCCGGGACCAGCAGTGAAACTGGCGGCACCTCGAAGAGCGCCTCGACCGCGGGGGAACGATGA